GATCTCCGCTTCCGTCACCTCGTCCGGATCAACCACGTCCATGAACCGACCGTCGTACATAATTGCCATTCGGTCGGAGAGTCGCTGCACCTCTTCCAGTTTAGAGGAAACGAGCAACAGTCCGACCCCCTCCGTTTTGAGATCCAGCAGCCGGTTGTGAACGAACTCGATGCTGCCAATATCGACGCCGCGCGTCGGCTGAGAGGCGACAACGAGCGATGGGTCCCGTTCGAGTTCGCGTCCGACGACAAACTTCTGCTGGTTCCCTCCCGAAAGCGAGCGGGCTGACGTGGTGGGGTCCGGCGGCCTGACATCGTACTCGTCGATGATCGCGTCCGTGTATTCTCCAGTGTGGTCCCAGTCGACGAACCCACCGTCGGCGAATCCCGGGAGCCGCTGGGTGCCCAAAAGCGCGTTCCGGCGGAGATCGTAGTTCAACACGAGACTCCGGCGCTGTCGGTCTTCAGCGATGTACGACATCCCGGCGGCGATCCGCTCGCGTCGAGTATTGTCAGTGACGTCCGCCCCATCCAGCAGTATCCGCCCCGAATTGGCAGGGCGCAATCCGGTGATCGCTTCGACGAGTTCCGACTGCCCGTTGCCGTCGACGCCCGCGATTCCGAAGATCTCCCCGTTGGCGACCGAAAACGACACCCCGTCGACCGCCCGCACGCCGCGGTCGTCGTCGACTTCGAGGTCCTCGACCGCGAGGGTCGTCTCCCCCAGGTCGACCGCCGTTCTCCCCACATCCAGCAGCACCTCGCGTCCGACCATCATCGTGGCAAGCTCTTCGCGTGTCGTCTCGGCGGTGTCGACAGTGCCGACCAGCTTCCCATCCCTGAGAACGCTTATCTCGTCGGCAGCCCGGAGAGCCTCCCCGAGTTTGTGCGTGATGAAGATAATCGTCTTGCCATCTGCAACGAGCTCGTCGAAGATGTCGAACAGCGACTCGACTTCCTGGGGTGTCAACACCGCCGTCGGTTCATCGAGGATGAGAATGTCTGCTCCTCGATAGAGGGCCTTCAATATCTCGAGCCGCTGCTGCTCGCCAACGCTGATTTCGTGGACCTGTTCGGTCGGATCGATGTCGAACCCGTACCGATCGGCGAGCTCTCTGGTCTCCGCGATCGCGCGCTCTTCGTCGGTCATGAGGCCGAAGAACTTCGTCGGCTCCTCCCCCAGAACCAGGTTCTCCGCGACAGTCATAGGGGGAATCAGCATGAAGTGTTGGTGGATCATCCCGATCCCGGCGTCGATCGCATCGCGCGGACTGCCGAACGTCCGTTCGATCCCGTCGACGACGAGCGTCCCCTCCGTGGGCTCGTAGAGACCGTACAGGACGTTCATGAGCGTCGTTTTGCCGGCGCCGTTCTCGCCGACCAGCGCGTGTACGGAGCCACGCTCGATGGCAAAGTCGACGTCGTCATTGGCCACCA
The Halalkaliarchaeum desulfuricum DNA segment above includes these coding regions:
- a CDS encoding ABC transporter ATP-binding protein, yielding MREHVGADNDGGTESGDYAVRMEGITKRFPGVVANDDVDFAIERGSVHALVGENGAGKTTLMNVLYGLYEPTEGTLVVDGIERTFGSPRDAIDAGIGMIHQHFMLIPPMTVAENLVLGEEPTKFFGLMTDEERAIAETRELADRYGFDIDPTEQVHEISVGEQQRLEILKALYRGADILILDEPTAVLTPQEVESLFDIFDELVADGKTIIFITHKLGEALRAADEISVLRDGKLVGTVDTAETTREELATMMVGREVLLDVGRTAVDLGETTLAVEDLEVDDDRGVRAVDGVSFSVANGEIFGIAGVDGNGQSELVEAITGLRPANSGRILLDGADVTDNTRRERIAAGMSYIAEDRQRRSLVLNYDLRRNALLGTQRLPGFADGGFVDWDHTGEYTDAIIDEYDVRPPDPTTSARSLSGGNQQKFVVGRELERDPSLVVASQPTRGVDIGSIEFVHNRLLDLKTEGVGLLLVSSKLEEVQRLSDRMAIMYDGRFMDVVDPDEVTEAEIGLLMAGEYPEGDDE